A section of the Falco biarmicus isolate bFalBia1 chromosome 3, bFalBia1.pri, whole genome shotgun sequence genome encodes:
- the SH2D5 gene encoding SH2 domain-containing protein 5 has product MKKKPGNGRGPDPAAPQQRARGIIKPAEYVGSFAVEDLDLQQQVGQLEEQLRALKDCPRRRSVVLRFSLQGLKVYGADGETLLMAHALCRILYSTWHHADRQFAFVARNPCSPARTLFCHLFVGLPGEVQTLHLLLCRSFQLCYLLAHPEDQAAEGEPLGTGVLREPLNPEEVSRNVNALVSFRRLPAPAGLGSLSTGDRRPEAEGRAGAWCPGNPYCSPVLVRKKAIRSKVLRSGAYRDCGGDSQLHQPPRDTAAVGWESKGAKSLAFLPENESVLAESVWAFAGITRDGGIALLRRDVPGAFLLRPEPGLAKRWCLWVRAPCGVVSYCLFRTHQGRFCVEHSTAEFASVAALLAHYSAAPGGCFCRLAPGRRNPGYQERDPGGGASAWGEAAWAPTAPVGVQHERG; this is encoded by the exons ATGAAGAAGAAGCCGGGCAATGGGAGGGGGCCGGACCCTGCGGCCCCCCAGCAGCGAGCCCGGGGCATCATCAAGCCAGCGGAG TATGTGGGCTCCTTTGCCGTGGAGGACCTGGACCTGCAGCAGCAAgtggggcagctggaggagcagctgcGGGCGCTGAAG GACTGCCCCAGGAGGAGGTCGGTGGTGCTGAGGTTCAGCTTGCAGGGGCTGAAGGTCTACGGTGCCGACGGGGAG ACGCTGCTGATGGCGCACGCTCTCTGCCGCATCCTGTACAGCACGTGGCACCACGCCGACCGCCAGTTCGCCTTCGTGGCCCGCaatccctgcagccctgctcgcACCCTCTTCTGCCACCTCTTCGTGGGGCTCCCGGGCGAG GTGCAGACCCTGCACCTCTTGCTCTGCCgctccttccagctctgctaCCTCCTGGCACACCCCGAGGACCAGGCGGCCGAGGGGGAGCCCCTGGGGACCGGGGTGCTGCGGGAGCCGCTCAACCCCGAGGAGGTGTCGCGCAACGTCAACGCCCTCGTCTCCTTCCGACGCCTGCCTGCACCTGCCGGCCTGGGCTCCCTGAGCACAGGG GATCGGCGGCCAGAggcagagggcagagctggtgccTGGTGCCCCGGGAACCCCTACTGCTCCCCGGTTCTGGTGCGCAAAAAAGCCATCCGCAGCAAAGTCCTGCGCTCAGGGGCTTACCGGGACTGCGGGGGCGACAGCCAGCTCCACCAGCCCCCCCGTGACACTG CGGCGGTGGGATGGGAGAGCAAAGGGGCGAAGAGCTTGGCCTTCCTCCCCGAAAACGAGAGCGTCCTCGCCGAGAGCGTGTGGGCCTTCGCCGGCATCACCAG GGACGGTGGCATTGCGCTGCTGCGGCGGGACGTGCCTGGCGCCTTCCTCCTGCGCCCCGAGCCTGGCCTGGCCAAGCGCTGGTGCCTCTGGGTGCGGGCGCCCTGCGGTGTCGTCTCCTACTGCCTCTTCCGGACCCACCAGGGCAGGTTCTGCGTGGAG CATTCCACCGCCGAGTTCGCCAGCGTGGCTGCCCTGCTGGCTCACTACTCTGCAGCACCGGGGGGCTGCTTCTGCCGCCTGGCCCCCGGCCGCCGCAACCCCGGCTACCAGGAGCGGGACCCCGGCGGTGGGGCCAGTGCCTGGGGGGAGGCCGCCTGGGCCCCCACCGCCCCCGTCGGGGTGCAGCATGAGCGGGGTTAG